A genomic window from Micromonospora violae includes:
- a CDS encoding carbamoyltransferase N-terminal domain-containing protein, whose protein sequence is MRITCGVKLTQSGGVALFHDDVLEFNVEAQKLENNRRYSDVDDLTLIARILGDFGYKISDVDQWALDGWDGAIHGQAHRLNNGSPVDVHLAPYRETERVPNPAQPGHRGELPIGDATVPYVSHVHVASHLAAAYSTSPFARRGEPSLVLVWDGGCFPRLYSVDKDGRIEPGGEVFPLIGHFYSMASQHFGPYRRDKLSRNVDDLSVAGKLMAYIALGTAREPIKQVLGELFHEHFEADSPAVRKYREEIIGCGSTGEPSHAYVHAYLEDVRRRTDQLGVSDDDVLASVHEFIEELLVERLVAKAESWKGDGPWNLCFAGGCALNIKWNSAMRAHKAIREMWVPPFPDDSGSAIGTGAILISGEQRLTPISWNVFAGPDLVHNSHVPAGWTVAPCRPEELARLLHRTGKPVVVLHGRAELGPRALGARSILAPAVDPAMKDELNRMKRRESFRPVAPICLTDQAPTVFDPGTPDPYMLFDHRVRPDWVDRIPAAIHLDGTARLQTVSAEDNPMLAAVLREYHKWSGIPVLCNTSANYNGRSFFPDVVSAMEWGQVDLIWSENALYRRVTSSDASASVTGTGVS, encoded by the coding sequence ATGCGTATTACCTGCGGAGTAAAGCTCACACAGAGCGGAGGCGTCGCCCTCTTCCACGACGACGTGTTGGAGTTCAACGTCGAGGCGCAGAAACTGGAGAACAACCGCCGATACAGCGACGTGGACGACCTCACGCTGATCGCCCGGATCCTGGGCGACTTCGGCTACAAGATCTCCGACGTCGACCAGTGGGCACTGGACGGCTGGGACGGCGCCATCCACGGGCAGGCGCACCGGCTCAACAACGGCAGCCCGGTCGACGTTCACCTGGCCCCCTACCGGGAGACCGAGCGGGTGCCGAATCCGGCGCAGCCGGGCCACCGGGGCGAGTTGCCCATCGGCGACGCCACCGTGCCGTACGTCAGTCACGTGCATGTGGCGAGCCACCTCGCGGCCGCGTACAGCACCAGCCCCTTCGCCCGCCGGGGCGAGCCGAGCCTCGTCCTGGTCTGGGACGGCGGGTGTTTCCCCCGGCTCTACTCCGTGGACAAGGACGGCCGCATCGAGCCCGGCGGCGAGGTCTTTCCCCTGATCGGGCACTTCTACTCGATGGCCTCGCAGCACTTCGGGCCGTACCGGCGCGACAAGCTGTCCCGCAACGTCGACGACCTCTCGGTGGCCGGGAAGCTGATGGCCTACATCGCCCTCGGCACCGCCCGGGAACCGATCAAGCAGGTCCTCGGGGAGCTGTTTCACGAGCACTTCGAGGCCGACAGCCCGGCCGTCCGCAAATACCGGGAGGAGATCATCGGCTGCGGCAGCACCGGCGAGCCCTCCCACGCCTACGTGCACGCCTATCTTGAGGACGTCCGTCGGCGCACGGACCAACTGGGCGTCTCCGACGACGACGTGCTCGCCAGCGTGCACGAGTTCATCGAGGAGCTGCTCGTCGAGCGGCTCGTGGCCAAGGCCGAATCCTGGAAGGGCGACGGCCCCTGGAACCTCTGCTTCGCCGGCGGCTGCGCCCTGAACATCAAGTGGAACAGCGCCATGCGGGCACACAAGGCCATCCGGGAGATGTGGGTGCCCCCCTTCCCGGACGACTCCGGTTCGGCCATCGGCACCGGCGCCATCCTGATCAGCGGAGAGCAGCGCCTGACGCCGATCTCGTGGAACGTCTTCGCCGGCCCCGACCTCGTGCACAACTCACACGTACCGGCGGGCTGGACGGTGGCACCATGTCGACCGGAGGAGCTGGCCCGGCTGCTGCACCGCACCGGGAAGCCGGTGGTGGTCCTGCACGGCCGCGCCGAGCTGGGCCCCCGCGCACTCGGGGCGCGCAGCATCCTCGCCCCGGCGGTGGACCCGGCGATGAAGGACGAACTCAACCGGATGAAGCGTCGGGAGAGCTTCCGGCCGGTCGCGCCGATCTGCCTGACCGATCAGGCTCCGACGGTCTTCGACCCGGGCACCCCGGACCCGTACATGCTCTTCGACCACCGGGTACGCCCCGACTGGGTGGACCGGATCCCGGCGGCGATCCACCTCGACGGGACGGCCCGGTTGCAGACGGTCAGCGCCGAGGACAACCCGATGCTCGCGGCCGTCCTGCGCGAGTACCACAAGTGGAGCGGCATCCCGGTGCTCTGCAACACCAGCGCGAACTACAACGGCCGCAGCTTCTTCCCCGACGTGGTGTCGGCGATGGAGTGGGGCCAGGTCGACCTCATCTGGAGCGAGAACGCGCTGTACCGCAGGGTCACCTCGTCGGACGCGTCAGCGAGCGTCACCGGCACCGGTGTCAGCTGA
- a CDS encoding 50S ribosomal protein L36, translating into MKVRSSLRALKQKPGSVVVRRRGRVVVVNRANPQWKSRQG; encoded by the coding sequence ATGAAGGTACGTAGCTCGTTGCGTGCACTGAAGCAGAAGCCGGGTTCGGTGGTGGTCCGCCGTCGCGGCCGGGTGGTCGTGGTGAACCGCGCCAACCCGCAGTGGAAGAGCCGGCAGGGCTGA
- the mgrA gene encoding L-glyceraldehyde 3-phosphate reductase, protein MIVTYLAADDRYDTMTYRRSGRSGLRLPAVSLGLWHNFGPDRPFERQRDIVRRAFDLGVTHFDLANNYGPPPGSAEENFGRMLATDLKPYRDELVISSKAGYLMWPGPYGEWGSRKYLISSLDQSLSRMGLDYVDIFYSHRFDPDTPLEETMGALDAVVRSGKALYVGISNYTSEQTARAAAILRDLGTPLLINQPSYSMLNRWTESDGLLDTLEQVGAGCIAYSPLAQGLLTDRYLGGIPADSRVRTSVFLNESDLSEEKMSTIRGLGAIAERRGQSLAQLALAWALRDPRMTSLIIGASSVEQLETNIAALDNLDFTADELAEIEQQLS, encoded by the coding sequence ATGATCGTGACCTATCTCGCCGCGGATGACCGCTACGACACCATGACCTACCGGCGCAGCGGACGCAGTGGCCTGCGACTGCCCGCCGTCTCGCTCGGCCTGTGGCACAACTTCGGTCCGGACCGCCCGTTCGAACGGCAGCGCGACATCGTGCGGCGCGCCTTCGACCTGGGGGTCACCCACTTCGACCTGGCCAACAACTACGGCCCACCGCCCGGCTCGGCGGAGGAGAACTTCGGTCGGATGCTCGCCACCGACCTGAAGCCGTACCGGGACGAGCTGGTCATCTCCAGCAAGGCCGGGTATCTGATGTGGCCCGGCCCGTACGGCGAGTGGGGCTCGCGCAAGTACCTGATCTCGTCGCTGGACCAGTCGCTGAGCCGGATGGGGCTGGACTACGTCGACATCTTCTACTCGCACCGCTTCGACCCGGACACTCCGCTTGAGGAGACGATGGGGGCGTTGGACGCCGTCGTCCGCTCCGGCAAGGCGCTCTACGTCGGCATCTCCAACTACACCTCCGAGCAGACCGCGCGGGCTGCCGCGATCCTGCGCGACCTGGGTACGCCGCTGCTGATCAACCAGCCCTCGTACTCGATGCTCAACCGCTGGACCGAGTCCGACGGCCTGCTCGACACGCTGGAGCAGGTCGGTGCGGGCTGCATCGCGTACAGCCCGCTGGCCCAGGGTCTGCTGACCGACCGTTATCTGGGCGGCATCCCGGCCGACTCGCGGGTCCGCACCAGCGTCTTCCTCAACGAGAGCGACCTCAGCGAGGAGAAGATGTCCACCATCCGTGGGCTCGGCGCGATCGCGGAGCGGCGCGGCCAGTCCCTGGCGCAGCTCGCGCTGGCCTGGGCGCTGCGCGACCCACGGATGACCAGCCTGATCATCGGGGCGAGCAGCGTCGAGCAGTTGGAGACGAACATCGCCGCACTCGACAACCTCGACTTCACCGCCGACGAGTTGGCCGAGATCGAGCAGCAGCTGAGCTGA
- a CDS encoding aldo/keto reductase — translation MRFIALDTPKPLSKIGLGTWQFGSREWGYGPDFERQAAQIVRRAVELGVTVFDSAEVYGFGRSERILGAALGDDRPKVVVASKILPVLPVAAVVQQRAVASAARLGVTRLDLYQVHQPNPLVADHSTMRGMRTLQDVGLVDEVGVSNYGLRRWQVAEAALGRRVLSNQVRYSLLDRAPERDLLPYARQAGRVVIAYSPLAQGFLSGRYDAANPPTGAVRRANPHFLPENLERGAPLIDTLRQVADAHDATPSQIALAYLLRHPNVLAIPGASGVEQMERNAAAADIDLADDEYAALAEAAKRFRPITGLAAMPAMLRARFGNPTGK, via the coding sequence ATGCGGTTCATTGCGCTCGACACCCCCAAACCGCTGTCCAAGATCGGGTTGGGCACCTGGCAGTTCGGTTCCCGGGAATGGGGGTACGGCCCGGACTTCGAGCGGCAGGCGGCGCAGATCGTCCGGCGGGCCGTCGAGCTGGGCGTGACGGTCTTCGACAGCGCGGAGGTCTACGGCTTCGGGCGCAGCGAACGCATCCTCGGCGCGGCCCTCGGCGACGACCGGCCGAAAGTGGTGGTCGCCAGCAAGATCCTGCCCGTGCTGCCGGTGGCCGCGGTGGTGCAGCAACGGGCGGTCGCCTCGGCGGCCCGGCTCGGCGTCACCCGCCTCGACCTCTACCAGGTGCACCAGCCCAACCCGCTGGTCGCCGACCACAGCACCATGCGTGGCATGCGGACCCTGCAGGACGTCGGGCTGGTCGACGAGGTGGGCGTGAGCAACTACGGGCTGCGCCGCTGGCAGGTCGCCGAAGCGGCGCTCGGCCGGCGGGTGCTCAGCAACCAGGTGCGCTACAGCCTGCTGGACCGCGCACCCGAACGGGACCTGCTGCCGTACGCGCGGCAGGCCGGCCGGGTGGTCATCGCGTACAGCCCGCTCGCGCAGGGCTTCCTCTCCGGCCGCTACGACGCCGCGAACCCGCCGACCGGCGCGGTCCGGCGCGCCAACCCGCACTTCCTGCCGGAGAACCTCGAACGTGGCGCCCCGCTGATCGACACCCTGCGCCAGGTCGCCGACGCCCACGACGCCACTCCCAGCCAGATCGCCCTGGCCTACCTGCTGCGCCACCCGAACGTGCTCGCCATCCCCGGGGCGTCCGGGGTCGAGCAGATGGAACGCAACGCCGCCGCGGCCGACATCGACCTCGCCGACGACGAGTACGCGGCGCTGGCCGAGGCCGCGAAACGCTTCCGCCCGATCACCGGACTCGCCGCGATGCCCGCGATGCTGCGCGCCCGGTTCGGCAACCCAACCGGAAAGTGA
- a CDS encoding hemerythrin domain-containing protein, whose translation MDDITALILDDHAAFRRGFARLDDARDEQEMLAIWDALALHLDIHAEAEEAILYPHLVKHGDDGEDETADAIGDHNKIRDAIAEAKLHPVGSDQWWAAVGTARRENSEHLAEEEDEALPDFRRHASTDLRAELGRRWLTFYGEHKNGRNLPFRDKDPQQYVADHR comes from the coding sequence GTGGACGACATCACCGCACTGATCCTGGACGACCACGCCGCCTTCCGGCGCGGCTTCGCCCGCCTCGACGACGCCCGCGACGAGCAGGAGATGCTCGCCATCTGGGACGCCCTCGCCCTGCACCTGGACATCCACGCCGAGGCCGAGGAGGCGATCCTCTACCCGCACCTGGTCAAACACGGCGACGACGGCGAGGACGAGACCGCCGACGCGATCGGCGACCACAACAAGATCCGCGACGCCATCGCCGAGGCGAAACTGCACCCGGTCGGCTCGGATCAGTGGTGGGCGGCGGTCGGCACGGCCCGCCGGGAGAACAGCGAGCACCTGGCCGAGGAGGAGGACGAGGCGCTGCCCGACTTCCGCCGGCACGCCAGCACCGACCTCCGCGCCGAACTGGGCCGACGCTGGCTGACCTTCTACGGCGAGCACAAGAACGGCCGCAACCTTCCGTTCCGCGACAAGGACCCGCAGCAGTACGTCGCCGACCACCGCTGA
- a CDS encoding sensor histidine kinase: MTLRAALAPLVAGTTWRRGVFLLLGGVLALPYGILAVIFAQMLADSAIPRPLVYILLVIAVLIAVVPLLLDGSRVLEIAAVRALLGVDLPEPAPGHHGDRETRLRSALWIATHLIVGALVMIALISALPMALAFIAQQFGIGVEVTSRGGLGPLDGQDSGWLALTGVLLLVGLGYAVAGLGALAGSMAPVLLGPAPAERIAALEAQATRLAERNRLARELHDSVGHALTVATLQAGAAREVLDTDPEFVRRALTAIEDVGRTAMDDLDHVLGLLRENRRDRPVVAPQRTLADLDRLVTDARATGLAVHAHRAGDPTRVPAAVSREGYRIVQEGLTNAARHGHGPVTVRLDLHPDALELELVNAVRHPDRAGPGRGGRGLDGMRERVLLLGGRLTVGPDGDRWLIRARLPYQETR; encoded by the coding sequence GTGACCCTCCGCGCGGCGCTGGCCCCGCTGGTCGCCGGCACCACCTGGCGACGCGGCGTGTTCCTGCTGCTCGGCGGCGTGCTGGCGCTGCCGTACGGGATCCTCGCGGTGATCTTCGCCCAGATGCTCGCCGACTCGGCGATCCCGCGCCCGCTGGTCTACATCCTGCTGGTCATCGCGGTGCTGATCGCCGTGGTCCCGTTGCTGCTCGACGGCAGCCGGGTGTTGGAGATCGCCGCCGTCCGGGCTCTGCTCGGTGTCGACCTGCCCGAACCCGCGCCCGGGCACCACGGCGACCGGGAGACCCGGCTGCGCAGCGCGCTCTGGATCGCCACCCACCTCATCGTCGGCGCGCTGGTGATGATCGCGCTGATCAGCGCCCTGCCGATGGCGCTGGCGTTCATCGCCCAGCAGTTCGGCATCGGCGTCGAGGTGACCAGCCGGGGAGGGCTCGGGCCGCTGGACGGACAGGACAGCGGCTGGTTGGCCCTGACCGGGGTGCTCCTGCTGGTCGGTCTCGGCTACGCCGTCGCCGGGCTCGGCGCGCTCGCCGGATCCATGGCGCCCGTGCTGCTCGGCCCGGCCCCGGCGGAGCGGATCGCCGCCCTCGAAGCGCAGGCCACCCGGCTCGCCGAACGCAACCGGCTGGCCCGGGAGCTGCACGACTCGGTCGGTCACGCGCTGACCGTGGCCACCCTCCAGGCCGGGGCCGCCCGCGAGGTCCTCGACACCGACCCGGAGTTCGTCCGGCGGGCGCTCACCGCCATCGAGGACGTCGGGCGGACCGCCATGGACGACCTCGACCACGTGCTCGGGCTGCTCCGGGAGAACAGACGCGACCGGCCGGTGGTGGCGCCGCAGCGTACCCTCGCCGACCTGGACCGGTTGGTCACCGACGCCCGCGCGACCGGCCTGGCGGTGCACGCTCACCGCGCCGGCGACCCGACGCGGGTGCCCGCGGCCGTCTCCCGGGAGGGTTACCGGATCGTTCAGGAGGGACTGACGAACGCCGCCCGGCACGGCCACGGACCCGTGACGGTACGCCTGGACCTGCACCCGGACGCGCTGGAGCTGGAGTTGGTCAACGCGGTGCGCCACCCCGACCGGGCCGGGCCGGGGCGGGGCGGTCGAGGTCTGGACGGCATGCGGGAGCGGGTGCTGCTGCTCGGCGGCCGGCTCACCGTCGGTCCGGACGGCGACCGGTGGCTGATCCGGGCCCGCCTGCCCTACCAGGAGACCCGATGA
- a CDS encoding response regulator transcription factor → MTTGVLIVDDDELIRVGLRAIIDAQPDLRVLAEAADGAEVPPLVARHRPDVVLMDVRMPGIDGIQATRHLLATSADPPRVLVVTTFANDEYVYEALRAGASGFLLKRARPAEVVEAVRVVAAGESLLFPAAIRQLVGAYGPAGGDRLSAARLTEREAEVLRLMTTGRSNPEIAAHLVVGVETVKTHVGNVLAKLGVRDRTQAVIAAYESGFVTPSGPA, encoded by the coding sequence ATGACCACCGGCGTGCTCATCGTCGACGACGACGAACTGATCCGGGTCGGGCTGCGGGCCATCATCGACGCCCAACCCGACCTGCGCGTGCTCGCCGAAGCCGCCGACGGGGCCGAGGTGCCACCGCTGGTCGCCCGGCACCGGCCCGACGTGGTGCTGATGGACGTGCGGATGCCCGGCATCGACGGCATCCAGGCCACCCGGCACCTGCTGGCCACCTCCGCCGACCCGCCCCGGGTGCTGGTGGTCACCACGTTCGCCAACGACGAGTACGTCTACGAGGCGCTGCGCGCCGGCGCCTCGGGTTTCCTGCTCAAACGGGCCCGGCCCGCCGAGGTGGTGGAGGCGGTCCGGGTGGTCGCGGCCGGCGAGTCGCTGCTCTTCCCGGCCGCGATCCGCCAGCTCGTCGGGGCGTACGGGCCGGCGGGCGGGGACCGGTTGAGCGCCGCCCGGCTCACCGAACGGGAAGCCGAGGTGCTGCGGTTGATGACCACCGGCCGGTCCAACCCGGAGATCGCCGCGCACCTGGTGGTCGGGGTCGAGACGGTCAAGACGCACGTCGGCAACGTGCTGGCCAAGCTGGGCGTCCGCGACCGTACGCAGGCGGTCATCGCCGCCTACGAGTCCGGTTTCGTCACCCCGTCCGGCCCAGCTTAG
- a CDS encoding magnesium chelatase, with the protein MGRVTAPTPVIPVPPADLPGTLGALRAAGHQYRTVKQELRDNLLARMRSGETRFPGIVGYDDTVLPEVERALLAGHDLVLLGERGQGKTRLIRSLGALLDEWTPVLPGSVLNEHPMHPLTPASRAQVAEAGDDLPIGWLHRSMRYGEKLATPDTSVGDLIGDVDPIRIAQGRTLGDPETIHFGFVPRTNRGIFAVNELPDLAERIQVALLNVLEERDIQVRGYQLRLPLDLLLVASANPEDYTNRGRIITPLKDRFGAEIRTHYPVDLELELALIRQEADLVAEVPEHVLEVLARFARAVRESPSVDPRSGVSARFAIAAAETVAGAALRRAGLLAAGTPQGRPEAAVARVGDAVSVTSTLRGKVEFESGEEGRETEVLAHLLRTATAETFRAHLAGLDLSGFTALVSDGAAIETGELVSAAELLRQVGTVPGLAKVLDRLGLGDSPTSEEAAAAVEFVLEGLHLTRRLGKDVADSGRTVYGGRG; encoded by the coding sequence GTGGGTCGGGTGACTGCGCCTACCCCGGTAATCCCGGTTCCACCGGCCGACCTGCCCGGCACGCTCGGCGCGCTTCGGGCGGCCGGTCACCAGTACCGCACCGTCAAGCAGGAACTCCGCGACAACCTCCTCGCCCGGATGCGCTCCGGCGAGACCCGTTTCCCCGGCATCGTCGGCTACGACGACACGGTGCTGCCCGAGGTCGAGCGGGCCCTGCTCGCCGGGCACGACCTGGTGCTGCTCGGCGAGCGCGGCCAGGGCAAGACCCGGCTGATCCGCTCGCTGGGCGCGCTGCTCGACGAGTGGACCCCGGTCCTGCCCGGCTCGGTGCTCAACGAGCACCCGATGCACCCGCTCACCCCGGCGTCCCGCGCCCAGGTCGCCGAGGCCGGCGACGATCTGCCGATCGGCTGGCTGCACCGCTCGATGCGGTACGGCGAGAAGTTGGCCACCCCGGACACCAGCGTCGGCGACCTGATCGGTGACGTCGACCCGATCCGCATCGCCCAGGGTCGTACCCTCGGCGACCCGGAAACCATCCACTTCGGGTTCGTGCCGCGCACCAACCGGGGCATCTTCGCCGTCAACGAACTGCCCGACCTGGCCGAGCGCATCCAGGTGGCGTTGCTCAACGTGTTGGAGGAGCGGGACATCCAGGTTCGCGGCTACCAGCTGCGGCTGCCCCTGGACCTGCTCCTGGTGGCCAGCGCCAACCCGGAGGACTACACCAACCGGGGCCGGATCATCACCCCGCTCAAGGACCGGTTCGGCGCGGAGATCCGCACCCACTACCCGGTCGACCTGGAGTTGGAGCTGGCGCTGATCCGGCAGGAGGCCGACCTGGTCGCCGAGGTGCCGGAGCACGTCCTGGAGGTCCTGGCCCGGTTCGCCCGTGCCGTCCGCGAGTCGCCGTCGGTGGACCCGCGCTCCGGTGTCTCCGCCCGATTCGCCATCGCCGCCGCCGAGACGGTCGCCGGTGCCGCGCTGCGCCGCGCCGGTCTGCTCGCCGCCGGTACCCCGCAGGGGCGCCCCGAGGCCGCCGTCGCCCGCGTCGGTGACGCGGTGTCTGTGACCAGCACCCTGCGCGGCAAGGTCGAGTTCGAGAGCGGCGAGGAGGGCCGGGAGACCGAGGTCCTCGCGCATCTGCTGCGTACCGCGACCGCCGAGACGTTCCGGGCGCACCTCGCCGGGCTGGACCTGTCCGGGTTCACCGCCCTGGTCTCCGACGGTGCCGCGATCGAGACCGGCGAGTTGGTCAGCGCCGCTGAGCTGCTGCGCCAGGTCGGCACCGTGCCCGGGTTGGCGAAGGTCCTGGACCGGCTCGGCCTGGGCGACTCGCCCACCTCGGAGGAGGCCGCCGCCGCCGTCGAGTTCGTGCTGGAGGGGTTGCACCTGACCCGCCGGCTCGGCAAGGACGTCGCCGACTCGGGGCGCACCGTCTACGGCGGCCGGGGCTGA
- a CDS encoding VWA domain-containing protein, whose translation MAGNRFRYGQWTGGPDPLAPPYDVREAVDAVGAEVLAGGSLREALRDLLRRGPQGRGGLDDLAARARRLRREALRRGDLDGAVTRAQALLDQALAAERDELRGRDDDAARFAETVLDNLPRSTARAVEELSGYQWASDDARRSYQQILDQLRDDVLGQRFAGLRDAVRASADPAAQQRLAEMMADLNDLLARHGRAEDTTDAFAEFMRRHGDFFPEKPATVDELIDVLARRAAAGERLMNSLSERQRAELAGLMQQSLGDRLAGELSALDANLRTLRPDLRWGRGERVRGDRPLDYADAAGALGEIGELDDLLDQLDQDHPGATLDDVDVDAVARTLGRDAADDVRRLRDLERELRRQGWVSRDAEGLTLSPKALRRLGGTALRRVFAELTAGPRGQHDLRSAGAAGEVSGASRPWQYGDEQPLDVVRTLTRAVSRAGPTVPVQLAVDDFEVVETEKRASAAVVLCVDLSYSMISQGRWGPMKQTALALAHLMETRFPQDALQIVGFGREAMTLTQQELAAVEPDMEQGTNLQHALRLAGRHLRRHPDAEPVVLVVTDGEPTAHLDPDDGEALFHWPPLPETIEATVREVDRLSRYGATLNLFMLGDDPGLRRFVDAVARRSRGRMFTPDTDDLGEYVVSDYLRSRQSRR comes from the coding sequence GTGGCCGGCAACCGGTTCCGGTACGGGCAGTGGACCGGCGGGCCCGACCCGCTCGCACCCCCGTACGACGTGCGCGAGGCCGTTGACGCGGTCGGTGCCGAGGTGCTGGCCGGCGGCAGCCTGCGGGAGGCGCTGCGCGACCTGTTGCGCCGTGGCCCGCAGGGGCGCGGTGGGCTGGACGACCTGGCCGCCCGGGCTCGGCGGCTGCGCCGGGAGGCGCTGCGCAGGGGCGACCTGGACGGCGCGGTGACCCGGGCCCAGGCGTTGCTCGACCAGGCCCTCGCCGCCGAGCGGGACGAGCTGCGGGGCCGCGACGACGACGCCGCGCGGTTCGCCGAGACGGTGTTGGACAATCTGCCCCGCTCGACCGCGCGGGCGGTGGAGGAGCTGTCCGGCTACCAGTGGGCCAGCGACGACGCCCGCCGTTCGTACCAGCAGATTCTCGACCAACTCCGCGACGACGTGCTCGGTCAACGCTTCGCCGGGCTGCGCGACGCGGTACGCGCCTCCGCCGACCCGGCCGCCCAGCAGCGGCTCGCCGAGATGATGGCCGACCTGAACGACCTGCTCGCCCGGCACGGTCGCGCGGAGGACACCACCGACGCGTTCGCCGAGTTCATGCGCCGGCACGGTGACTTCTTCCCGGAGAAGCCGGCGACCGTCGACGAGTTGATCGACGTGCTGGCCCGCCGGGCCGCGGCCGGGGAGCGGCTGATGAACTCGCTCTCCGAGCGGCAGCGCGCCGAGCTGGCCGGCCTCATGCAGCAGTCGCTCGGCGACCGCCTCGCGGGCGAGCTGTCCGCGCTCGACGCGAACCTGCGGACGCTGCGACCCGATCTGCGCTGGGGGCGGGGCGAGCGGGTCCGAGGCGACCGGCCGCTCGACTACGCCGACGCGGCGGGCGCGTTGGGCGAGATCGGCGAACTGGACGACCTGCTGGACCAGCTCGACCAGGACCACCCGGGGGCGACCCTCGACGACGTGGACGTCGACGCGGTGGCCCGCACGCTGGGCCGGGACGCGGCCGACGACGTTCGCCGGCTGCGCGATCTGGAGCGGGAGCTGCGCCGCCAGGGCTGGGTGAGCCGGGACGCGGAGGGGCTCACGCTGAGCCCGAAGGCGCTGCGCCGGCTCGGTGGGACGGCGCTGCGGCGGGTCTTCGCCGAGCTGACCGCCGGGCCGCGCGGCCAGCACGACCTGCGTTCGGCCGGTGCGGCGGGCGAGGTCAGCGGCGCGTCCAGACCCTGGCAGTACGGCGATGAGCAACCGTTGGACGTGGTCCGGACGCTGACCCGGGCGGTCAGTCGGGCCGGGCCGACGGTTCCGGTGCAGCTCGCGGTGGACGACTTCGAGGTGGTGGAGACCGAGAAACGGGCCTCGGCCGCGGTGGTGCTCTGCGTCGACCTGTCGTACTCGATGATCTCGCAGGGTCGTTGGGGGCCGATGAAGCAGACGGCGCTGGCGCTGGCACACCTGATGGAGACGCGCTTCCCGCAGGACGCCCTGCAGATCGTGGGCTTCGGCCGGGAGGCGATGACGCTCACCCAGCAGGAGTTGGCGGCCGTGGAGCCGGACATGGAACAGGGCACCAACCTGCAGCACGCGCTGCGGTTGGCGGGCCGGCACCTGCGCCGGCATCCGGACGCCGAGCCGGTCGTGCTGGTGGTCACCGACGGCGAGCCGACCGCCCACCTGGACCCGGACGACGGGGAGGCGCTGTTCCACTGGCCGCCGCTGCCGGAGACGATCGAGGCGACGGTCCGCGAGGTGGACCGGCTGAGCCGCTACGGCGCCACGCTCAACCTGTTCATGCTCGGCGACGACCCGGGTCTGCGCCGCTTCGTCGACGCGGTGGCCCGCCGCAGCCGGGGCCGCATGTTCACCCCCGACACCGACGACCTGGGCGAGTACGTGGTCAGCGACTACCTTCGCTCCCGCCAGTCTCGCCGCTAG
- a CDS encoding GlxA family transcriptional regulator, whose amino-acid sequence MTAGPHRIAVLALHQVVGLDLGTPSQVFSTARAADGTPFYDARVCTPGGQPVRSTAGFQVVPDHGLELLDTADTVIVPGIHDGAVLTSGTISPEVTGALRAAYERGARIMSICTGAFVLAAAGLLDGRRATTHWAYAERFRHLHGRVDLDPGVLFIADDRVLTSAGVAAGIDLCLHVIRLDHGSEVANRAARRCVMPPWRDGGQAQYIEQPVPKATDSSTAGAREWARQRLHEPIALRDLAEQARMSVRTFTRRFRSETGLSPAQWLLQQRTDHARLLLETTDLTVDQIAHRSGFGTTAALRQQLHQRIGVAPSTYRRTFHPRPELVDT is encoded by the coding sequence ATGACCGCTGGCCCGCACCGAATCGCCGTCCTCGCTCTGCACCAGGTGGTTGGCCTGGACCTCGGCACCCCGTCCCAGGTGTTCAGCACCGCCCGGGCCGCCGACGGGACACCCTTCTACGACGCGCGGGTGTGCACCCCGGGCGGGCAGCCGGTGCGCAGCACCGCCGGCTTCCAGGTGGTCCCCGACCACGGCCTGGAACTGCTCGACACCGCCGACACGGTGATCGTCCCCGGCATCCACGACGGCGCCGTGCTGACGTCGGGCACCATCTCGCCGGAGGTGACCGGGGCGCTGCGCGCGGCGTACGAGCGGGGGGCCCGGATCATGTCGATCTGCACGGGGGCGTTCGTGCTCGCCGCCGCCGGGCTCCTCGACGGGCGGCGGGCGACCACCCACTGGGCGTACGCCGAGCGCTTCCGCCACCTGCACGGCCGGGTGGACCTCGACCCGGGCGTGCTCTTCATCGCCGACGACCGGGTGCTCACCTCGGCCGGGGTCGCCGCCGGCATCGACCTCTGCCTGCACGTCATCCGCCTCGACCACGGCAGCGAGGTGGCCAACCGGGCGGCCCGCCGCTGCGTGATGCCACCGTGGCGCGACGGCGGCCAGGCGCAGTACATCGAACAGCCGGTGCCGAAGGCGACCGACTCCAGCACGGCGGGCGCCCGGGAGTGGGCGCGGCAGCGGCTGCACGAGCCGATCGCGCTGCGCGACCTGGCCGAGCAGGCCCGGATGAGTGTGCGCACCTTCACCCGGCGCTTCCGGTCGGAGACCGGTCTGAGCCCGGCCCAGTGGCTGCTGCAACAGCGCACCGACCACGCGCGGCTGCTGCTGGAGACAACCGACCTCACCGTCGACCAGATCGCCCACCGCTCGGGTTTCGGCACCACCGCCGCCCTACGCCAGCAACTGCACCAGCGCATCGGGGTGGCCCCCTCCACCTACCGCCGCACCTTCCACCCCCGCCCCGAGTTGGTCGACACCTGA